Proteins from a single region of Syngnathus scovelli strain Florida chromosome 7, RoL_Ssco_1.2, whole genome shotgun sequence:
- the rtn4rl1b gene encoding reticulon-4 receptor-like 1b: MFKRGCGLEFLLVLCGLEFSWSCPRHCICYTAPSTVSCQAHNFLTVPEGIPPDSERIFLQNNKIHRLLRGHFSTNTVTLWIYSNNITYIEPSTFHGFTLLEELDLGDNRHLRSLAEDTFHGLSRLNALHLYRCGLSSLPNNIFQGLRSLQYLHLQQNHLKFLQDDTFADLHNLSHLFLHGNHLWRLNQNTFRGLNALDRLLLHQNQIEWVHHLAFHDLKRLTTLYLFNNSLMQLSGESLDTLPSLEYLRLNDNPWSCDCKALTLWEWLKRFRGSSSTVVCQAPVDMVGNDLKDLRKENFSSCSPSSESRAQTNNLSGTVSPPSMNRGVVAGSGGQSNVVNPSRAGRPRNCSKNRNRGSKGKSDNEVHHSKEVMADKEDSSPDFSDGGKHDHTSPDGTVTRRKHKCVPRTTVRPPSGVQQANNRASSSRPLLYVYALAVALTTTNIDIILR, from the exons GCTGTGGGCTAGAGTTCCTGCTGGTTCTCTGCGGCCTGGAGTTTTCCTGGTCCTGCCCGCGTCACTGTATCTGCTACACGGCACCCAGCACCGTCTCCTGCCAGGCCCACAACTTCCTGACGGTCCCCGAAGGCATCCCGCCGGATAGCGAACGGATCTTCCTGCAGAACAACAAGATCCACCGCTTGCTCCGAGGTCACTTCAGCACCAATACGGTGACTCTCTGGATTTACTCCAACAACATCACGTACATCGAGCCGTCGACGTTCCACGGCTTTACGCTACTCGAGGAGCTGGATCTGGGAGATAACCGCCACCTGCGCTCCCTGGCTGAAGACACCTTCCACGGGTTGAGCCGGCTGAATGCTCTGCACCTGTACCGCTGCGGACTTAGCTCGCTTCCGAATAACATCTTTCAAGGATTAAGGAGCCTGCAGTATCTCCACTTGCAG CAAAATCATCTGAAATTCCTGCAGGATGACACGTTCGCTGACCTCCATAACCTGAGCCACCTGTTCCTCCACGGAAATCATCTCTGGAGACTCAACCAGAACACTTTTCGGGGTCTGAACGCCCTGGATCGTCTGCTTTTGCACCAAAACCAGATCGAGTGGGTTCACCACTTGGCGTTCCACGACCTGAAACGTCTCACCACCCTCTATCTGTTTAACAACTCCCTCATGCAACTGTCAGGAGAGAGCCTGGACACGTTGCCCTCTCTGGAGTACTTGCGTCTCAATGACAACCCCTGGTCATGTGACTGCAAGGCCCTCACGCTGTGGGAGTGGCTGAAACGATTCAGGGGCTCGTCGTCCACGGTGGTCTGCCAGGCGCCTGTGGACATGGTTGGGAACGATCTGAAGGATCTGCGCAAGGAGAACTTCTCCAGCTGTTCCCCAAGTTCTGAATCCAGAGCCCAGACCAACAACTTATCCGGCACGGTCAGCCCGCCGTCCATGAATCGCGGGGTAGTGGCGGGCTCTGGGGGCCAGAGCAACGTGGTGAACCCCTCCAGGGCCGGTCGTCCTCGCAACTGCTCAAAGAACCGCAATCGAGGGAGCAAGGGCAAGAGTGACAACGAGGTCCACCACTCCAAGGAGGTCATGGCAGACAAGGAGGATTCTTCTCCGGATTTTTCCGACGGAGGAAAACACGACCATACGTCCCCTGACGGCACCGTCACGAGAAGAAAGCACAAGTGTGTTCCCCGGACCACTGTTCGACCCCCGAGTGGGgttcaacaagccaacaacAGGGCAAGCTCATCCCGGCCTTTATTGTACGTCTACGCCCTCGCGGTTGCCTTGACGACAACAAATATTGACATTATTCTGCGCTGA